The proteins below are encoded in one region of Thioalkalivibrio sp. K90mix:
- a CDS encoding flagellar protein FliT: protein MTTNDAGKDDSGATLEDAVEAVRGLMDQAIREEDWDHLEELDLKARVLVERAFGDEPVPLRDDTGEALRSALERLSTFYEETVPILAERRGDASRQLRELRAGRKGTNAYENTRRNSMRSGPMKPGG, encoded by the coding sequence ATGACGACCAACGATGCGGGTAAAGACGACTCCGGTGCAACGCTGGAGGATGCGGTGGAAGCCGTACGCGGCCTGATGGACCAGGCCATCCGCGAGGAAGACTGGGACCACCTGGAAGAGCTGGACCTGAAGGCGCGTGTGCTGGTCGAGCGTGCCTTTGGCGATGAGCCCGTACCGTTGCGTGATGACACGGGCGAAGCCCTGCGCAGCGCACTGGAACGCCTCTCGACATTCTATGAAGAAACCGTCCCGATCCTGGCCGAACGCCGCGGCGATGCCAGCCGCCAGTTGCGCGAACTGCGCGCGGGGCGGAAAGGCACCAACGCCTACGAGAATACCCGCCGCAACTCCATGCGCTCCGGTCCGATGAAGCCCGGCGGCTGA